In a genomic window of Brucella anthropi ATCC 49188:
- a CDS encoding amino acid ABC transporter permease produces the protein MIRPFGWNEFLIIVYAAQWTIALSAIAFVGGGIGGLLVALMRVSDARAPRYIALGFIRLFQGTPLLMQLFLVFFGLNIFGLGINPWIAATIALTLHASAFLGEIWRGCIDAVPPGQREAATALGLRYYNRMRYVILPQAARISVAPTVGFLVQLIKGTSLAAIIGFTELTRQGQIINNATFSPFMVFGTVAAVYFVLCWPLSILARRMETRFSRATAR, from the coding sequence ATGATCAGACCTTTCGGCTGGAACGAATTTCTCATTATCGTCTATGCAGCGCAGTGGACCATTGCTCTTTCGGCTATTGCCTTTGTCGGCGGTGGCATCGGAGGGCTGCTTGTCGCGCTGATGCGTGTTTCGGACGCTCGCGCCCCACGTTACATCGCACTCGGCTTTATCAGGCTGTTTCAGGGTACACCGCTTCTGATGCAGCTCTTCCTGGTGTTCTTCGGCCTTAATATTTTCGGTCTGGGTATCAACCCCTGGATTGCTGCGACGATTGCGCTGACATTGCATGCAAGCGCTTTTCTCGGAGAGATTTGGCGCGGCTGTATTGATGCAGTGCCGCCCGGCCAACGTGAAGCGGCGACGGCATTGGGGCTGCGCTACTACAATCGCATGCGCTATGTGATCCTGCCACAAGCCGCACGCATTTCGGTTGCGCCGACAGTGGGCTTTCTCGTGCAGCTCATCAAAGGCACTTCGCTTGCCGCGATCATCGGATTTACAGAACTGACGCGACAGGGACAGATCATCAACAATGCGACGTTCAGCCCGTTCATGGTGTTTGGCACGGTAGCGGCTGTCTATTTTGTCCTATGCTGGCCGCTATCGATTTTGGCACGCCGAATGGAAACGAGGTTTTCTCGCGCTACAGCTCGGTAA
- a CDS encoding amino acid ABC transporter permease, translated as MYNFNFAPVFAAMDKLLVGAWQTIELSCAAMVLGLIVSIVCALGKTSGPKPVRLIIDAYIEIIRNTPFLVQIFFIFFGLPSAGLRLSPNSAALLALVVNFGAYGTEIIRAGIESIHKGQVEAGTALGLSKLQVFRYVIMKPALRTVYPSLTSQFIYLMLTSSVVSVISANELAAAGNDLQSATFASFEVYIVITLMYLVMSIGFSAIFSVIEKVAFKYPLSR; from the coding sequence TTGTATAATTTCAACTTCGCGCCTGTTTTCGCGGCGATGGATAAGTTGCTTGTCGGCGCGTGGCAGACAATTGAATTGTCTTGCGCGGCGATGGTGCTCGGCCTGATTGTTTCGATAGTCTGCGCGCTTGGGAAGACGTCTGGACCAAAGCCAGTACGCTTAATCATTGATGCCTATATCGAAATTATCCGCAACACGCCGTTTCTGGTGCAGATTTTCTTCATCTTCTTTGGATTGCCTTCTGCTGGTTTGCGATTGTCGCCCAACAGTGCAGCGCTTCTTGCGCTGGTGGTGAACTTCGGCGCTTACGGTACCGAGATTATTCGTGCCGGCATTGAATCCATTCATAAAGGTCAGGTGGAAGCAGGAACCGCACTCGGTCTCTCAAAGCTGCAAGTGTTCCGTTATGTGATCATGAAACCAGCTTTGCGGACGGTTTATCCGTCACTCACCAGCCAATTTATCTATCTGATGCTGACTTCGAGTGTGGTCTCCGTAATTTCCGCAAACGAACTTGCCGCGGCGGGTAACGATCTACAGTCGGCGACCTTCGCGAGTTTTGAGGTCTATATTGTTATCACGCTCATGTATCTCGTCATGTCCATCGGTTTCTCGGCCATTTTCTCAGTGATCGAGAAGGTGGCTTTTAAATACCCGTTGAGCCGATAG
- a CDS encoding LacI family DNA-binding transcriptional regulator: MPSDDRRKSRVTLLDVARHANVSRATASLVIRKSPLVGTVTREKVEKALQELGYVYNMGAASLRVERSNTVGVIVPTLGNPFYGELLSGIDSVVGEAGLVVLLANSHENFTNQSTLMQRMREHGVDGVIVSPTAETAPEFVEQLADWGLPIVQVLRHVTDRVDYAGVDYAGGMRQAVNHLATLGHRTIAFAVHGPIHSAYRERVEGFREAMQQQGLDPEMIVRFPQTMPDIAKAAPLLFQDGREPTAAICFNDVIALGLSAGLYDCGRMVGGDFSLIGFDDVSDAEATRPRLSSVSTRPVTVGENAAGLLLSRLANPEKQAQRIISETYLRVRQSCGPVRASVI, encoded by the coding sequence ATGCCGAGTGACGATCGCAGGAAAAGTCGCGTTACGCTGCTGGATGTGGCACGCCATGCCAACGTATCGCGCGCGACGGCTTCCCTTGTTATCCGCAAAAGCCCGTTGGTGGGAACAGTAACGCGCGAAAAAGTAGAGAAAGCCCTTCAAGAGTTGGGCTATGTCTACAATATGGGGGCTGCTAGCCTCCGGGTAGAGAGATCGAATACGGTTGGCGTCATCGTACCCACCCTTGGCAACCCGTTTTACGGCGAATTGCTTTCAGGAATAGACAGTGTTGTGGGTGAAGCAGGGCTGGTCGTTCTTCTCGCCAATAGTCACGAGAACTTCACCAATCAGAGTACCCTTATGCAGCGTATGCGTGAGCATGGTGTTGATGGCGTGATCGTTTCGCCAACAGCGGAAACAGCACCGGAGTTCGTCGAGCAGCTTGCTGACTGGGGCTTGCCTATTGTGCAGGTGTTGCGTCATGTGACCGATCGTGTCGATTACGCAGGCGTTGATTACGCGGGTGGTATGCGGCAGGCGGTTAATCATCTGGCTACACTTGGGCACAGGACAATCGCATTCGCTGTGCACGGGCCGATTCATTCCGCTTACCGCGAACGTGTCGAAGGTTTTCGCGAGGCAATGCAACAACAAGGGCTCGATCCTGAGATGATTGTCCGCTTTCCGCAGACGATGCCGGATATCGCTAAAGCGGCTCCGCTTCTCTTTCAGGACGGCCGGGAGCCGACAGCTGCAATCTGCTTCAATGACGTGATTGCGCTAGGCCTTTCGGCAGGGCTTTATGATTGCGGGAGAATGGTTGGTGGGGATTTTTCGTTGATCGGCTTCGACGATGTAAGCGATGCTGAAGCGACCCGCCCCCGGTTGAGTTCCGTGTCAACCCGACCTGTTACAGTTGGTGAGAATGCCGCTGGATTGCTTCTTTCCCGTTTGGCAAACCCGGAAAAACAGGCGCAGCGGATCATCAGTGAAACATATTTGCGAGTTCGACAGTCCTGTGGACCGGTGAGAGCCTCTGTTATCTAA
- the ugpB gene encoding sn-glycerol-3-phosphate ABC transporter substrate-binding protein UgpB, with product MLIRLITTSALTSALALTISSQAFAQTELAWWHGMTGANNEMVNELSKEFNESQSEYKIVPVYKGTYPETLNAGIAAFRSKQPPAILQVFDAGSGVMMAAEGAMVPAAEVLEKGGFKFDKSQYLPGIVAYYSKRDGTMLSFPYNSSSPILYYNKDAFKKAGLDENNPPKTWPEVFEAAKKIKSSGAAPCGFTSTWLTWIQTENFAAWNNVPYGTNENGLGGTDVKLEINSPLYIQHFQSIADLAKDGTFRYGGRTSEAKQLFTSGECAMLTESSGGLGDVVKSGINYGIGQLPYYEGHGPQNTIPGGASLWVFAGLSDEQYKGVAEFFNFLSQTKIQVKLHEKSGYLPVTLAAYEETKKSDFYEKNPGRETPILQMMGKAPTENSKGVRLVNLPQVRDILNEEFEAMLGGKQDAKTALENAVKRANDAIAAAQ from the coding sequence ATGCTTATCCGTCTGATCACGACTTCGGCGCTGACAAGCGCCCTCGCCCTCACCATCAGTTCTCAGGCATTTGCCCAGACGGAGCTGGCATGGTGGCACGGCATGACCGGTGCCAACAACGAAATGGTCAATGAACTCTCGAAGGAGTTCAACGAAAGCCAGAGCGAATACAAGATTGTTCCTGTCTACAAGGGAACTTATCCTGAAACGCTGAATGCCGGCATTGCCGCGTTCCGTTCCAAGCAGCCCCCCGCGATCCTTCAGGTCTTCGACGCCGGTAGTGGTGTTATGATGGCAGCCGAAGGCGCAATGGTTCCAGCTGCAGAAGTTCTGGAAAAGGGTGGCTTCAAGTTCGACAAGTCGCAGTATCTGCCTGGCATCGTCGCTTACTATTCGAAGCGAGACGGAACCATGTTGTCCTTTCCGTACAACTCCTCGTCACCAATCCTCTATTACAATAAGGATGCCTTCAAGAAGGCTGGCCTCGACGAAAACAATCCGCCGAAAACCTGGCCTGAAGTTTTCGAAGCTGCCAAGAAGATCAAATCCAGCGGTGCGGCACCGTGCGGTTTCACTTCCACATGGCTGACCTGGATTCAGACCGAAAACTTCGCGGCTTGGAACAACGTTCCTTATGGCACGAATGAAAACGGTCTCGGCGGCACCGATGTGAAGCTCGAAATCAACTCGCCGCTTTACATTCAGCACTTCCAGTCGATTGCCGATCTCGCGAAAGACGGTACGTTCCGCTACGGCGGCCGCACATCGGAAGCCAAGCAGCTTTTCACCTCTGGTGAATGCGCAATGCTGACCGAATCCTCCGGCGGCCTCGGCGATGTTGTTAAGTCGGGTATCAATTACGGCATCGGCCAGCTGCCTTACTACGAAGGTCACGGCCCGCAGAATACGATCCCTGGCGGTGCATCTCTGTGGGTCTTCGCAGGCCTTAGCGACGAACAATACAAGGGCGTCGCAGAATTCTTCAACTTCCTCTCGCAAACCAAAATTCAGGTCAAGCTGCACGAAAAATCCGGCTATCTGCCTGTAACACTGGCGGCGTACGAGGAAACCAAGAAGTCGGATTTCTATGAAAAGAATCCGGGCCGCGAAACGCCTATCCTGCAGATGATGGGCAAGGCGCCGACCGAAAATTCGAAGGGCGTGCGTCTCGTCAACTTGCCGCAGGTGCGCGATATTCTGAACGAAGAGTTCGAAGCAATGCTCGGCGGCAAGCAGGATGCGAAAACTGCACTTGAAAACGCTGTCAAGCGCGCCAACGACGCGATTGCCGCAGCTCAATAA
- the ugpA gene encoding sn-glycerol-3-phosphate ABC transporter permease UgpA, with protein sequence MQKVTFPNKILPYFLLAPQIVLTVVFFFWPASQAIYQSFMREDAFGLKSTFVGLANFTTVLADPNYLHSFRVTIVFNVLTALLAMGAALLLATAADRVIRGKTFYRTLLIWPYAVAPAVAGMLWLFMFNPAMGTFAYILRRNGIAWDPLLDGNQAMGLVVVAAAWKQISYNFLFFVAGLQAIPKSLIEAAAIDGARGARRFWSIVFPLLAPTSFFLLVVNTVYAFFDTFGIIHAVTGGGPAKATETLVYKVYNDGFVNLNLGSSSAQSVILMAIVIALTAFQFRFVEKRVHYS encoded by the coding sequence GTGCAGAAAGTTACCTTTCCAAATAAAATCTTGCCCTACTTCCTGCTGGCCCCGCAGATCGTTCTGACTGTGGTGTTTTTCTTCTGGCCAGCCAGTCAGGCAATTTATCAGTCTTTCATGCGTGAAGACGCATTCGGGCTGAAGTCTACTTTTGTAGGCCTTGCGAACTTCACAACCGTTCTGGCCGACCCGAACTATCTACATTCATTCAGAGTAACGATTGTCTTTAATGTTCTGACCGCGCTGCTTGCCATGGGCGCAGCATTGTTGCTTGCAACGGCAGCAGATCGCGTCATCCGTGGAAAGACATTTTATCGTACGCTCCTGATCTGGCCCTATGCCGTAGCTCCTGCTGTAGCCGGCATGTTGTGGCTCTTCATGTTCAACCCAGCGATGGGTACTTTTGCGTATATTCTGCGCCGTAATGGCATTGCATGGGATCCGCTGCTTGACGGCAATCAGGCTATGGGCCTCGTCGTCGTTGCCGCGGCCTGGAAGCAGATTTCCTATAATTTCCTGTTCTTTGTCGCAGGCTTACAAGCAATTCCTAAATCGTTGATCGAAGCAGCAGCCATTGATGGCGCGCGCGGCGCACGGCGATTCTGGTCTATCGTATTTCCACTTCTTGCACCGACCTCCTTCTTCTTGCTGGTCGTGAATACGGTTTACGCCTTCTTCGACACGTTCGGCATCATCCATGCCGTGACCGGCGGCGGGCCTGCCAAAGCCACCGAAACGCTGGTCTACAAGGTTTACAACGATGGCTTCGTCAATCTGAATCTGGGTTCTTCCTCGGCACAGTCAGTTATTTTGATGGCAATCGTGATTGCCTTGACAGCGTTCCAGTTCCGCTTCGTTGAGAAGCGCGTGCATTATTCGTGA
- the ugpE gene encoding sn-glycerol-3-phosphate ABC transporter permease UgpE codes for MIEKRPISSLIGHLILILGIIIVAFPIYYTFVASTMTSTQIIRPPISLLPGDHFVENYGEAIFGGVERVVGVSLERLLWNSFVVAMAIAVGKIIISFMSAFAIVFFRFPMRMFFFWMIFITLMLPVEVRILPTYKVIVDLGMIDTYAGLTLPLMASATATFLFRQFFLTIPGELVEAARIDNAGPFRFMRDILLPLSKTNIAALFVILFIYGWTQYLWPLLVTNDAKMNTIIIGLRRMVDWADASTPWNYVMVTAILAIIPPILVVVLMQRWFVKGLVETEK; via the coding sequence ATGATAGAAAAACGCCCAATCTCCAGCCTGATCGGCCATCTGATCCTGATCCTAGGCATCATTATTGTTGCCTTTCCGATCTACTACACCTTCGTCGCTTCAACGATGACGTCAACGCAGATCATTCGCCCGCCAATCTCGCTGTTGCCCGGCGACCATTTCGTCGAAAACTACGGCGAAGCCATCTTTGGCGGTGTGGAGCGTGTTGTTGGTGTAAGTCTTGAACGACTTCTCTGGAACTCGTTCGTGGTTGCAATGGCAATCGCCGTCGGCAAGATCATCATTTCGTTCATGTCGGCTTTCGCGATTGTGTTTTTCCGCTTTCCGATGCGCATGTTCTTCTTCTGGATGATCTTCATAACGTTGATGCTGCCTGTGGAGGTTCGTATTCTGCCGACCTACAAGGTGATCGTGGACCTCGGCATGATCGATACCTATGCTGGGCTTACGCTGCCATTGATGGCATCCGCGACAGCGACATTCCTGTTCCGTCAGTTCTTCCTTACCATTCCGGGTGAACTGGTTGAAGCAGCACGTATCGATAATGCCGGACCATTCCGTTTCATGCGGGATATCCTGCTCCCCCTTTCGAAGACGAATATTGCAGCGCTTTTCGTCATTCTCTTCATTTACGGATGGACCCAGTATCTCTGGCCACTACTCGTTACCAATGATGCCAAGATGAACACGATCATCATCGGCCTGCGCCGCATGGTCGATTGGGCTGACGCATCCACACCGTGGAACTACGTCATGGTAACAGCCATTCTGGCCATCATTCCACCGATCCTCGTTGTGGTGTTGATGCAGCGCTGGTTCGTCAAAGGTCTCGTTGAAACGGAAAAGTAA
- a CDS encoding sn-glycerol-3-phosphate import ATP-binding protein UgpC, producing the protein MSKIVLDNVRKSYGGNVEVIKGVSLEIHDGEFVVLVGPSGCGKSTLLRMIAGLEGITSGTISIGDRVVNEVEPAERDIAMVFQNYALYPHMTVRENLAYGLKNRKTPKDEIERRIAKAAKALEIEPFLERKPRQLSGGQRQRVAMGRAIVREPAAFLFDEPLSNLDAKLRVQMRVEIKRLQRSLGTTSVYVTHDQMEAMTMADRLVVLNAGHIEQVGTPIELYEKPASTFVATFIGSPSMNLLQSTESTGWATGSAVQKPDGSFTIGVRPEDIRILEDSEPDADGFNATIRIEAVELVGAESYIHAALPDGKPLIFRVAGRSAHNIDETVRVGASSGNVHVFNNDGQRVTD; encoded by the coding sequence ATGAGCAAAATCGTTCTTGATAACGTCCGCAAGAGCTATGGCGGCAATGTAGAAGTCATCAAAGGCGTATCGCTGGAGATTCACGACGGTGAATTTGTGGTGCTGGTAGGCCCTTCAGGCTGCGGTAAATCCACTCTCCTGCGCATGATAGCGGGTCTCGAAGGTATTACATCCGGCACAATCTCCATTGGCGATCGCGTGGTCAACGAAGTAGAACCCGCAGAACGCGATATTGCCATGGTGTTTCAGAACTATGCGCTCTATCCGCATATGACGGTTCGGGAAAACCTTGCCTATGGTCTGAAGAACCGCAAGACACCAAAGGACGAAATCGAGCGCCGCATCGCCAAGGCTGCGAAAGCGCTGGAAATCGAACCTTTTCTTGAGCGCAAACCACGCCAGCTTTCTGGTGGTCAGCGCCAGCGTGTCGCCATGGGGCGCGCCATTGTGCGCGAACCGGCAGCTTTCCTCTTTGATGAACCATTGTCCAATCTGGACGCGAAACTGCGCGTGCAGATGCGTGTCGAGATAAAGCGCCTGCAGCGCTCGCTTGGCACCACCAGCGTTTACGTGACACACGACCAGATGGAGGCCATGACCATGGCTGATCGTCTTGTCGTGCTGAATGCCGGCCATATCGAACAGGTTGGCACGCCGATTGAGCTTTACGAAAAACCTGCCTCCACCTTCGTCGCGACATTTATCGGTTCCCCATCAATGAACCTGCTGCAAAGCACAGAAAGCACCGGTTGGGCGACCGGCAGCGCGGTGCAAAAACCTGACGGGAGTTTCACCATCGGCGTTCGCCCAGAGGATATCCGTATTCTGGAAGATAGCGAGCCGGATGCTGACGGATTTAATGCAACCATTCGTATTGAAGCTGTCGAACTCGTCGGTGCAGAAAGCTACATCCACGCTGCTTTGCCAGATGGCAAGCCGCTTATCTTCCGCGTTGCCGGGCGGTCGGCACATAACATTGATGAGACTGTCAGAGTTGGCGCTTCCTCTGGAAACGTGCATGTTTTCAACAATGATGGCCAACGTGTAACTGATTGA
- a CDS encoding SLC13 family permease codes for MTHQQILSFAVIILMMGAFIWGKFRYDVVALCALLLAIAVGVVPFDHAFSGFSDDIVIIVGSALVVSAGVARSGLMQAAVQRFLPEMNSVRLQLAVLVAVVTVLSAFVKNVGALAIMIPVAFQFARRSNVSPSTFLMPMAFGALLGGLMTQVGTSPNIVVSRIRGEMVGEPFTMFDFTPVGAVLSVVGLVYLVLFYWLVPQRTRENVSLDEAIKIKNYASEARITKNSTMTGKRVTDLIKAAEGEAMVTSIIRNDQRLTPLPDTILNEGDVVLLEGDPKALDAVISAGKLTLSENRNPSETSGSTDIEVVEAVIGKNSRLIGLTAQRLALFARYDLNLLAVSRPGERITERLSEVILRFGDVVVLQGRQANLSTFLPEFELLPLARRKLMLGSVRRGLIPLAILIAAIGATALSLVPVAVAFFAAAVAMLLFKVIPLNEVYDEIDGPILVMLAALIPVSDALRTTGGTDLIAEGLATIGHQLPPAGALALILVAAMMVTPFLNNAATVLVMAPIATSFASGLGFKPEAFLMAVAIGAGCDFLTPIGHQCNTLVMGPGGYKFSDYPRLGLPLSIIIAIVTVPTLMFFWPLK; via the coding sequence ATGACGCATCAGCAGATACTCTCCTTCGCAGTAATCATACTCATGATGGGAGCGTTTATCTGGGGCAAGTTCCGTTATGATGTGGTCGCACTTTGTGCACTTCTCCTGGCAATAGCAGTTGGGGTTGTACCCTTCGATCACGCATTTTCGGGTTTCAGCGACGACATCGTTATCATCGTTGGCAGTGCGTTGGTGGTCAGTGCGGGTGTCGCACGTTCCGGCCTTATGCAGGCGGCGGTGCAGCGTTTTCTGCCAGAAATGAACAGTGTGCGACTCCAACTTGCCGTGCTGGTGGCAGTCGTCACTGTTCTCTCAGCTTTTGTTAAAAACGTCGGCGCACTGGCAATCATGATACCGGTTGCTTTCCAATTCGCACGTCGTTCCAATGTTTCTCCATCGACCTTTCTCATGCCTATGGCCTTCGGCGCGTTGCTCGGTGGTTTGATGACCCAGGTGGGCACTTCACCCAACATCGTTGTTTCTCGCATTCGCGGCGAAATGGTTGGTGAGCCCTTCACAATGTTCGATTTTACGCCTGTCGGCGCTGTACTATCAGTCGTAGGACTCGTCTATCTGGTACTCTTCTACTGGCTCGTTCCCCAGCGCACTCGCGAAAACGTATCGCTGGATGAGGCAATCAAGATCAAGAATTATGCTTCCGAAGCGCGTATCACCAAGAACTCGACGATGACCGGCAAGCGCGTGACCGATCTCATCAAGGCAGCTGAAGGTGAAGCGATGGTGACTTCCATCATACGCAACGACCAACGATTGACGCCACTTCCAGATACGATCCTGAACGAAGGCGATGTTGTCCTTCTTGAAGGTGATCCAAAAGCACTCGATGCTGTCATAAGTGCCGGAAAGCTTACCCTGTCCGAGAACCGCAATCCGTCCGAGACAAGCGGTTCCACCGACATAGAGGTTGTGGAAGCTGTTATCGGCAAGAACTCGCGCCTAATCGGCCTAACTGCCCAGAGACTTGCCCTTTTTGCGCGATACGATCTGAACCTCCTGGCGGTCAGCCGGCCAGGCGAACGTATTACTGAGCGGCTCAGTGAGGTCATTCTCCGTTTCGGTGACGTGGTCGTACTGCAAGGCAGACAAGCAAATCTGTCCACCTTCCTGCCGGAGTTCGAATTGCTGCCGCTTGCCCGCCGCAAGCTTATGCTTGGCAGCGTTCGGCGCGGATTGATCCCGCTCGCCATTCTGATCGCTGCCATCGGGGCAACCGCGTTAAGCCTTGTACCAGTGGCGGTGGCGTTCTTTGCCGCCGCTGTCGCCATGCTGCTGTTCAAGGTGATACCTCTCAACGAGGTCTATGACGAAATCGACGGTCCAATTCTGGTGATGCTTGCGGCACTCATCCCGGTTTCGGATGCGCTGCGAACAACCGGCGGCACGGACCTCATCGCAGAAGGGCTCGCCACAATCGGCCATCAGTTACCGCCAGCAGGTGCGTTGGCGCTCATTCTTGTAGCTGCGATGATGGTGACACCATTTCTCAACAATGCTGCGACGGTGCTCGTCATGGCTCCCATCGCCACAAGTTTTGCTTCCGGACTTGGTTTCAAGCCGGAGGCCTTTTTGATGGCGGTTGCGATCGGCGCAGGGTGTGACTTCCTCACGCCAATCGGTCATCAATGCAATACGCTGGTCATGGGGCCAGGTGGTTATAAATTCAGCGATTATCCACGTCTGGGATTACCGCTATCAATCATTATAGCGATTGTAACAGTCCCAACACTGATGTTCTTCTGGCCCCTGAAATAG
- a CDS encoding gluconokinase has translation MLRIIVMGVSGSGKSTVGEKIADELALPFLEGDSLHPKSNVDKMSAGIPLQDEDRWPWLDKIGERLAASTDGIVVSCSALKKSYRDRLRAAAGTPVLFVFLDGSFEVLHEHMGHRTGHFMPVTMLESQIATLESPVGEPLVFRADIAETVEKIVSDSLEWIRSVQF, from the coding sequence ATGCTGCGTATTATCGTTATGGGTGTTTCGGGTTCCGGAAAATCAACCGTAGGCGAGAAGATTGCCGATGAACTGGCGCTCCCGTTTCTTGAGGGCGACTCTCTTCATCCGAAGTCCAATGTCGATAAGATGTCAGCGGGCATCCCCTTGCAGGATGAGGATCGTTGGCCCTGGCTCGACAAAATCGGTGAACGTCTCGCTGCTTCGACCGACGGAATCGTTGTTTCCTGTTCCGCACTGAAGAAGAGCTATCGTGATCGTCTCCGCGCTGCTGCTGGTACACCGGTGCTGTTTGTCTTTCTGGATGGCAGTTTTGAAGTGTTGCACGAACATATGGGGCATCGCACAGGCCATTTTATGCCGGTAACGATGCTGGAAAGCCAGATCGCTACACTAGAAAGCCCTGTTGGAGAACCGCTGGTCTTCCGTGCAGATATCGCCGAGACCGTGGAAAAAATTGTTTCCGACAGTCTCGAATGGATACGCTCAGTTCAGTTCTAG
- a CDS encoding SDR family oxidoreductase, whose protein sequence is MAPSFELFSLEGRIALITGSSQGIGFALARGLAEHGATVIINGRDQNKVDKAVTLLENEGHTVFASVFDVTVAEEVRAAIDAIEEEIGALDILVNNAGMQYRAPLEDFPIEKWQQLLETNISSAFYAGQAAARHMIPRGHGKIINIASVQSELARPSIAPYTATKGAIRNLTRGMATDWARHGLQINAIAPGYFKTPLNQALVDNPEFTAWLEKRTPAGRWGDVEELVGAAVFLSSDASSFVNGQVLHVDGGMTASV, encoded by the coding sequence ATGGCTCCTTCTTTCGAACTATTCAGTCTGGAAGGGCGCATAGCCCTGATTACCGGCTCAAGCCAGGGCATCGGCTTTGCATTGGCTCGTGGGCTTGCAGAACATGGAGCAACGGTAATCATCAATGGCCGTGATCAGAACAAAGTGGATAAGGCCGTTACGCTACTGGAAAACGAGGGCCATACGGTCTTTGCGTCCGTTTTTGATGTGACGGTTGCTGAAGAAGTTCGTGCAGCTATTGATGCGATTGAAGAGGAAATCGGTGCGCTCGATATTCTGGTCAATAATGCCGGGATGCAATATCGCGCGCCGCTTGAAGATTTTCCGATCGAGAAGTGGCAGCAGCTTCTGGAAACCAACATTTCCAGCGCATTTTATGCTGGGCAGGCAGCTGCGCGCCATATGATCCCACGAGGACACGGCAAGATAATCAACATTGCTTCGGTTCAAAGTGAACTGGCACGACCTTCAATTGCACCTTATACGGCAACAAAGGGAGCGATCCGTAACCTGACGCGCGGCATGGCCACCGATTGGGCCCGACATGGCTTGCAGATCAATGCAATTGCTCCCGGCTATTTCAAGACGCCGCTGAATCAGGCATTGGTTGATAACCCCGAATTTACGGCATGGCTGGAGAAAAGGACGCCGGCGGGCCGTTGGGGTGACGTGGAAGAGTTGGTCGGCGCTGCAGTATTCCTGAGCAGCGATGCGTCCTCTTTCGTCAATGGGCAGGTTTTGCACGTCGATGGCGGCATGACCGCGAGTGTATGA
- a CDS encoding FadR/GntR family transcriptional regulator: MFGEIRRNEQLPGRIASEITRQISEGSLLPGQKLPTEHNLAQSFGVSRSVVREAIAQLRNEGLVETRQGVGAFVTEPDRRHALRIEPETLANRDSFRSLFQLRMALEIEAAGLAAVHHDEHDMMQLNEALAEMSGSKKWTDTGIAADLTFHRALASATHNEYFPLVLGFIAERINQAINAARARAVLEQIVEITINEHTAIRDAIRSRDPLRAREVMRQHIVQAASRVGLKLETF, encoded by the coding sequence TTGTTTGGCGAAATCAGGCGTAATGAGCAGCTTCCGGGGCGTATTGCTTCGGAAATTACGCGGCAGATCAGTGAAGGTAGTCTTCTGCCGGGACAAAAGTTGCCGACAGAACATAATCTTGCACAAAGCTTCGGTGTCAGCCGGTCGGTTGTACGTGAAGCGATTGCCCAGTTGCGTAACGAGGGCCTGGTTGAAACCCGACAGGGTGTAGGTGCGTTTGTAACGGAACCCGACAGGCGACATGCTCTCCGCATAGAACCTGAAACACTTGCCAATCGTGACAGTTTCCGCAGCCTGTTCCAGTTGCGAATGGCGTTGGAGATAGAAGCGGCGGGGCTAGCTGCGGTGCATCATGATGAACATGATATGATGCAACTGAATGAAGCGCTCGCAGAGATGAGCGGTTCGAAAAAATGGACGGATACCGGTATTGCCGCTGATCTGACATTTCACCGTGCGCTCGCTTCCGCAACACATAACGAATATTTTCCGCTGGTTCTGGGTTTTATTGCCGAACGCATCAATCAGGCGATCAATGCGGCGCGTGCGCGGGCGGTACTAGAGCAGATTGTCGAGATTACAATCAATGAACACACCGCAATCAGGGATGCGATTCGCTCACGTGATCCGTTGCGAGCGCGCGAAGTGATGCGCCAACACATTGTGCAGGCGGCAAGCCGCGTCGGTCTCAAACTGGAAACTTTCTGA